The following are from one region of the Bacillus methanolicus MGA3 genome:
- a CDS encoding GMC family oxidoreductase N-terminal domain-containing protein, with product MSLDADVIIIGAGGGGAVAAKELGELGFNVIILEAGPWYGNKKWTNPNRERGSVSSSNVEDLDINLLRSQYTKHDHTMNSFEFGRFRWGPADRRRPAWHRNVPKNGVIWQSAGVGGSTQHYWANSPRAFSIAIDDVWPISYRELIPYDEKVEDILPVRPAPTTAKEELFFYGAKKAGWSMLNTLNPVSPGYRPQPSAILHPNERLMDSNIGLDELSKLEGCTLCGHCVNGCPHGPSIDKVAKRSTNISYVPLALKTKKVEIRPNTYTTKILTENHSNDGIRAIGVQYRDTWTGESGELYAKVIVMAAGSIESPRLWLNSQLPYNPWVGRGLTNHYWDWVTGVFDEKDLIGILGQQNVNPFVGPTSGGRLDYPGLGCMQPSGLSPGLFSSLTFGFSESGYHSVKNPLSTDPWDLQGRVVGNELKEWMYNYKNTLSIMILTDDQPSIKNGVAIDPAVKDEHGPIPVVRYTPCKKDIQKRNQLAKIAADILHQAGAKKIILTNWPSHLFAHMESTMRMGFVVDNNCEAYQVKRLFIADNSAHFNGIGGPNPTLTTQALATRTAEKIAIKYFS from the coding sequence ATGAGTCTAGATGCGGATGTCATCATAATTGGCGCTGGTGGGGGCGGAGCTGTTGCAGCCAAGGAATTGGGAGAATTAGGGTTCAACGTCATCATCCTTGAGGCCGGTCCTTGGTATGGGAATAAAAAATGGACCAATCCAAATCGAGAACGCGGATCAGTCAGCAGCTCCAATGTCGAAGATTTAGATATAAATCTCTTGCGTTCACAATATACAAAGCATGATCATACAATGAATTCTTTTGAATTTGGCCGTTTTCGCTGGGGACCAGCAGATCGCCGCCGCCCGGCATGGCACCGGAATGTTCCGAAAAACGGTGTGATTTGGCAATCGGCTGGCGTAGGAGGGTCAACACAACATTACTGGGCAAACTCACCTCGAGCTTTTTCAATAGCTATTGATGATGTCTGGCCTATTTCCTATCGGGAATTGATTCCCTACGATGAAAAAGTAGAAGATATATTGCCAGTTCGGCCTGCTCCAACAACTGCAAAGGAAGAATTATTTTTTTATGGTGCGAAAAAAGCGGGTTGGTCTATGCTGAATACTTTAAATCCTGTTTCTCCAGGTTACCGCCCGCAGCCAAGTGCAATCCTGCATCCAAATGAAAGGTTAATGGATTCCAATATCGGTCTGGATGAATTATCAAAATTGGAGGGATGTACGCTTTGCGGTCATTGTGTGAATGGCTGTCCACATGGACCATCGATTGATAAAGTGGCTAAACGCTCTACCAACATAAGTTATGTCCCTCTTGCCTTAAAAACCAAAAAAGTAGAAATTCGACCTAATACATATACAACCAAGATTTTGACGGAAAATCATTCAAATGATGGCATCCGGGCAATCGGAGTTCAGTACAGAGATACATGGACAGGCGAATCCGGAGAATTATACGCGAAAGTGATTGTCATGGCAGCTGGTTCTATTGAAAGCCCAAGACTCTGGCTAAATTCACAATTGCCGTATAATCCGTGGGTTGGACGGGGATTAACTAACCATTATTGGGATTGGGTAACCGGTGTATTTGATGAAAAGGATCTCATAGGCATATTGGGGCAGCAGAATGTGAATCCATTTGTTGGTCCTACATCAGGAGGGCGATTAGATTATCCGGGATTAGGCTGTATGCAGCCATCTGGACTCAGCCCAGGTTTATTTTCTTCCTTAACATTTGGGTTCAGCGAAAGCGGGTATCATTCTGTAAAGAATCCATTGTCAACAGACCCTTGGGATCTACAAGGACGAGTTGTAGGAAATGAATTAAAAGAATGGATGTACAATTACAAAAATACGTTAAGCATAATGATCCTCACCGATGATCAGCCTTCTATAAAGAATGGTGTGGCCATTGATCCTGCAGTAAAAGATGAACACGGACCAATTCCTGTCGTACGGTATACACCTTGTAAGAAAGATATACAGAAGAGAAATCAGCTTGCCAAAATTGCAGCCGATATTTTACACCAAGCTGGAGCGAAGAAGATTATCCTGACCAATTGGCCATCTCACTTGTTTGCTCATATGGAATCCACGATGCGAATGGGTTTTGTCGTGGACAATAATTGTGAAGCGTATCAAGTGAAACGGCTTTTTATTGCTGACAATAGCGCTCATTTTAATGGAATTGGCGGACCCAATCCTACTTTGACTACTCAAGCTTTAGCTACACGAACAGCAGAAAAAATAGCCATAAAATATTTTAGTTGA
- a CDS encoding undecaprenyl-diphosphate phosphatase, whose amino-acid sequence MSKLQAFILGIIQGLTEFLPISSTGHLYLGRHLFGLDEAGLFLDTMLHVGTLLAVLIIYKDELVKIIKNPFGKLSMLLIVGTIPAVVVGFLFSHLFDSISKTGITVGWEFLFTGFILWMADGMKNGSKRMESIGFGDALFIGSFQAAAIFPAVSRSGLTIAAGLFRNLDRETAAYFSFLLSIPAIAGGIVLQFAKMASGHIEAVSFSSLFVATLTSALFGYAAVVWMINFLKTKSLKIFAGYVWILGFTVLFLQFFHIF is encoded by the coding sequence ATGTCTAAATTGCAGGCATTTATTCTTGGAATTATACAAGGATTAACAGAATTTTTGCCTATATCCAGCACCGGCCATTTATACTTAGGAAGGCATCTGTTCGGGCTTGATGAAGCAGGACTGTTTCTAGACACAATGCTTCATGTTGGAACATTGCTCGCAGTACTTATCATTTACAAAGACGAATTAGTAAAAATCATAAAAAATCCATTCGGAAAACTTTCTATGCTGCTGATCGTTGGAACCATACCTGCCGTGGTTGTCGGTTTTTTATTCAGCCATTTATTTGATTCGATTTCAAAAACAGGGATTACGGTCGGTTGGGAATTTTTATTCACAGGATTCATTCTCTGGATGGCAGATGGAATGAAAAATGGTTCAAAAAGAATGGAAAGTATTGGATTTGGTGATGCTCTATTTATCGGATCGTTTCAGGCTGCAGCCATCTTCCCTGCCGTTTCCCGTTCCGGTTTAACGATAGCCGCAGGGCTTTTCCGAAATTTAGACCGTGAAACCGCAGCATACTTTTCTTTTTTACTGTCCATACCAGCGATTGCTGGAGGAATCGTCCTCCAATTTGCAAAAATGGCGAGCGGTCATATTGAAGCAGTTTCATTCAGCAGCTTGTTCGTCGCAACGTTAACTTCAGCGCTATTTGGCTATGCAGCTGTCGTTTGGATGATCAATTTTCTCAAAACGAAATCATTAAAAATTTTTGCCGGATACGTATGGATTCTCGGTTTCACGGTTCTATTTCTCCAGTTTTTCCATATTTTTTAA
- a CDS encoding CBO0543 family protein, with protein sequence MKPLKTILSVFIFSVPMTVVHVWLERKTQLIEYSKRWRWFHTFSILTMTFWLSRAFIASIEFLNQKRKRCV encoded by the coding sequence ATGAAACCATTGAAAACAATTTTAAGTGTTTTTATTTTTAGTGTACCGATGACAGTCGTTCATGTTTGGCTTGAAAGAAAAACTCAATTAATTGAATATAGTAAACGATGGAGATGGTTTCATACTTTTTCGATTCTTACAATGACGTTCTGGTTATCACGAGCTTTCATTGCTTCCATTGAATTTTTAAATCAAAAAAGAAAAAGATGCGTATAG
- a CDS encoding DUF4870 domain-containing protein → MEGKIPANEERLLAAAIYVSSFFTTFIGPLIIWLLKKNESSFVDYHGREYFNFLISYGVYSIISLLLMLVLIGFVTIWIVGILTVVFTIVAAIKAYEGEEYRIPFVFRIL, encoded by the coding sequence ATGGAAGGAAAAATACCGGCCAATGAGGAAAGACTATTGGCTGCTGCGATCTATGTAAGCAGCTTTTTTACAACTTTTATCGGACCGCTGATAATCTGGCTATTAAAGAAGAATGAATCGTCTTTTGTGGATTATCATGGAAGGGAATATTTCAATTTTTTGATTTCATACGGGGTTTATTCTATCATCAGCTTGCTGCTTATGCTGGTTTTAATTGGATTTGTTACGATATGGATTGTTGGGATTTTAACAGTTGTCTTTACGATCGTTGCGGCGATTAAAGCATATGAAGGGGAAGAATACCGCATTCCGTTCGTATTTAGAATTTTATAG